Proteins encoded in a region of the Larimichthys crocea isolate SSNF chromosome XVI, L_crocea_2.0, whole genome shotgun sequence genome:
- the lmf1 gene encoding lipase maturation factor 1 isoform X3, with protein MLGAGLIKIRGDKCWRDLTCMDYHYETQPVPNPMSYYMHRSPWWFHRFETLSNHLIELVFPFFTFLGRRMCMVNGAIQILFQVVLIVSGNLSFLNWLTIVPSLACFDDASLGFLFHSGGGAKKAVLEIQNEEAAGRKPKPTKGMFIRRVVNISLGILISYLSTPVVLNLLSSRQVMNTSFDPLRIVNTYGAFGSITKERTEVIFQGTLSQDPKDPDAVWKEYQFLCKPGDIYRRPCLISPYHYRLDWLMWFAAFQTYEQSEWVIHIAGRLLSNDSTVLSLLDHNPFQGREIPRWVRGEHFRYKFSQPGSSSAAQGKWWLRKRIGAYFPPVDLEGLRGYFKSRNWPHPHIPRN; from the exons ggTCTCATTAAAATCAGAGGTGACAAATGCTGGCGGGACCTCACCTGCATGGACTACCACTACGAG ACCCAACCAGTTCCTAACCCCATGTCCTACTACATGCATCGCTCCCCGTGGTGGTTCCATCGCTTCGAGACGTTGTCAAACCACCTCATCGAGCTCGTCTTCCCATTCTTCACCTTCCTGGGCAGACGGATGTGCATGGTCAACGGAGCAATCCAGATCCTGTTCCAG GTGGTTTTGATAGTGAGTGGGAACCTCAGTTTCCTTAACTGGCTGACCATTGTTCCCAGTCTGGCTTGTTTTGATGATGCATCACTGGGCTTCCTGTTTCACTCTGGAGGGGGAGCCAAGAAGGCAGTGCTGGAGATACAGAatgaggaagctgctggacgCAAACCCAAACCCACCAAAG GTATGTTCATACGTCGGGTGGTGAACATTTCTTTGGGCATTCTGATCAGCTACCTGAGCACTCCTGTGGTGCTGAACTTGTTGAGTTCCAGGCAGGTGATGAACACATCCTTTGACCCACTGCGCATCGTCAACACCTACGGGGCCTTTGGAAG CATTACCAAGGAGCGAACTGAGGTGATATTCCAGGGCACTCTAAGCCAGGATCCCAAGGACCCTGACGCAGTCTGGAAGGAGTATCAATTCCTGTGTAAGCCAGGGGACATTTACAGACGGCCATGTCTCATATCACCATACCACTACCGACTGGACTGGCTCATGTGGTTTGCTGCTTTCCAG ACCTATGAGCAGAGCGAGTGGGTGATCCACATAGCGGGGCGTCTGCTGTCAAACGACAGCACTGTCCTCTCCCTGCTCGACCACAACCCTTTCCAAGGCAGAGAAATTCCCAG gTGGGTTCGAGGGGAACATTTCAGGTATAAGTTCAGCCAGCCGGGAAGTAGCAGTGCAGCACAGGGGAAGTGGTGGTTGAGAAAACGTATTGGTGCCTACTTCCCTCCCGTGGATCTGGAAGGACTCAGAGGCTACTTCAAGTCCAGGAACTGGCCTCACCCACACATACCAAGGAACTAA